One window from the genome of Acidimicrobiales bacterium encodes:
- a CDS encoding WYL domain-containing protein, producing the protein MAERVDKFERLMNLTAILLDAEHPLTWTDLRHRLEGYPDDAASARRQFERDKDDLRELGVPLRIESVAVGRRTIDGYRILKDEYYLPDPGLTREELAALHLATSLVRLEGLRGLEALWKLGGTVAEDGTGDATAAVQPLVADPAVVTLFGAIRARQAVAFRYHDTDREVEPHRLVNDSGRWYVTGFDRSRDADRVFRLDRVEGEARLVGEPGAFERPADGGVAPALEPWLVGEGSAMEARFAVDAAEAPLAVQQLGPEAVETTRPDGSVVLRMEVRNPDGFRSFVLGFLEHAEVLSPPELRAAVADWLREIEAGP; encoded by the coding sequence ATGGCTGAGCGGGTCGACAAGTTCGAGCGGTTGATGAACCTCACCGCGATCTTGCTCGACGCCGAGCATCCACTGACCTGGACCGACCTGCGCCACCGCCTCGAGGGCTATCCCGACGACGCGGCCAGCGCGCGCCGCCAATTCGAGCGCGACAAGGACGACTTGCGGGAGCTCGGCGTGCCGCTGCGGATCGAGTCCGTCGCGGTCGGTCGGCGCACCATCGACGGCTACCGGATCCTCAAGGATGAGTACTACCTGCCCGACCCGGGCCTGACCCGCGAGGAGCTCGCCGCGCTCCACTTGGCGACGTCGCTCGTTCGCCTCGAAGGGCTCCGTGGCCTCGAAGCGCTGTGGAAGTTGGGGGGCACCGTGGCCGAGGACGGCACCGGCGACGCCACCGCGGCGGTCCAGCCGCTGGTTGCCGACCCCGCCGTCGTGACGTTGTTCGGTGCCATTCGAGCTCGTCAAGCGGTGGCGTTCCGCTACCACGACACCGATCGCGAAGTGGAGCCGCATCGGTTGGTCAACGACAGCGGTCGTTGGTACGTCACGGGCTTCGACCGCTCCCGCGACGCCGACCGGGTCTTCCGTCTCGACCGGGTCGAAGGCGAGGCCCGCCTCGTGGGGGAGCCCGGCGCGTTCGAGCGACCCGCCGATGGTGGGGTGGCGCCGGCGCTCGAACCGTGGCTGGTGGGAGAGGGGTCCGCGATGGAAGCGCGCTTCGCGGTCGACGCCGCCGAGGCGCCGCTTGCCGTCCAACAGCTCGGTCCCGAAGCGGTCGAGACCACACGGCCGGACGGCTCGGTGGTGTTGCGGATGGAAGTGCGCAACCCCGACGGGTTTCGTTCGTTCGTGCTGGGCTTCCTCGAACACGCCGAAGTGCTGTCGCCCCCGGAGCTGCGCGCGGCGGTTGCCGATTGGCTGCGCGAGATCGAAGCCGGCCCATGA
- a CDS encoding WYL domain-containing protein, protein MTRPTASDRLARILTVLPWIAANDGPLIDDVAARFGLERAGLLQDLNVASFVGLPPYSPDELIEVIFDDERVWVTYPRMFDRPLRLTNPEGLAVVAAGAAARSLPGADPDGPLATGLAKVATVLGLDPQDLDVDLGDAPTEAFDAVQRAISEQHPLEIEYFSFGRDERTTRVVEPWRMWSDEGNWYVSGHCRLANGERVFRLDRISSSRVLDEDFEIPAEFAPGVVFNPSPDMPRVTLDLSPQVRWVVENYPADAFEERPDGSLRVVLAVTARPWLERLLLTLGPDATVVDIDDRLGSPHVAAEAAARVLRRYDDAIASSDRD, encoded by the coding sequence ATGACACGGCCAACGGCATCGGACCGACTCGCACGCATCCTCACCGTCCTTCCGTGGATCGCGGCGAATGACGGCCCTCTGATCGACGACGTGGCCGCTCGTTTCGGACTCGAGCGCGCCGGCCTTCTGCAAGACCTCAACGTCGCTTCGTTCGTGGGTCTCCCGCCCTATTCGCCGGACGAGCTGATCGAGGTGATCTTCGACGACGAGCGCGTGTGGGTCACGTACCCCCGAATGTTCGACCGACCCTTGCGGTTGACCAACCCCGAAGGGCTGGCGGTGGTGGCGGCTGGCGCCGCAGCGCGCTCGCTCCCCGGGGCCGACCCCGATGGCCCGCTGGCGACCGGCCTCGCCAAAGTCGCGACGGTCCTCGGGCTCGACCCGCAGGATCTCGACGTCGACCTCGGCGACGCGCCCACGGAGGCGTTCGACGCGGTGCAACGGGCCATCAGCGAGCAGCACCCGCTCGAGATCGAGTACTTCTCCTTCGGGCGCGACGAACGCACGACGCGGGTCGTCGAGCCGTGGCGCATGTGGTCCGACGAAGGGAACTGGTACGTGTCGGGCCACTGCCGCCTCGCCAACGGCGAGCGGGTGTTCCGGCTGGACCGGATCAGCAGCAGCCGAGTGCTCGACGAGGACTTCGAGATCCCGGCCGAGTTCGCCCCGGGGGTGGTGTTCAACCCCAGCCCCGACATGCCCCGCGTCACGCTCGATCTGTCGCCGCAGGTGCGGTGGGTGGTGGAGAACTACCCAGCCGATGCGTTCGAGGAGCGGCCCGACGGCTCGCTCCGGGTGGTGCTGGCGGTGACGGCACGACCCTGGCTCGAGCGCCTCCTGCTGACGCTCGGGCCGGACGCCACGGTGGTCGACATCGACGACCGTCTCGGCAGCCCGCACGTCGCCGCGGAGGCGGCCGCGCGGGTACTTCGCCGCTATGACGACGCGATAGCGTCCTCCGATCGTGACTGA
- the pafA gene encoding Pup--protein ligase, with translation MERRIFGLENEYGVTCTLRGQRRLSPDEVARYLFRRVVSWGRSSNVFLANGARLYLDVGSHPEYATPECDSIHDLVVHDKAGERILEQLLSSAEQRLREEGIRGTIYLFKNNTDSAGNSYGCHENYLTSRRDDFSHYAEVMIPFLVSRQIYAGAGKVLQTARGAMYSISQRAEHIWEGVSSATTRSRPIINTRDEPHADAERYRRLHVIVGDSNMSEYATFLKVGAASILLRMLEEPNVVLRDMTLENPIRAIREISHDITCTRRVRLANGREASAWEIQSEYFQRAQRFADQRGLAPLEMQALKMWEHCLTSIERDPLSLERECDWVAKYKLVEAYRERHGLHLSDPKVALLDLQYHDVNRERGLFHRMQERGLMERMVTDEEIELAIDEPPSTTRARLRGEFIRRAKERKRDYTVDWVHLKLNDQAQRTVLCKDPFRSHDERVEKLIASL, from the coding sequence ATGGAACGCCGGATCTTCGGCCTCGAGAACGAATACGGGGTCACGTGCACCCTGCGGGGCCAACGGCGACTGAGCCCCGATGAGGTGGCCCGGTACCTGTTTCGCCGCGTGGTGTCGTGGGGGCGTTCGAGCAACGTCTTCCTGGCCAACGGCGCCCGCCTCTACCTCGACGTCGGCTCACACCCCGAGTACGCCACACCCGAGTGTGACTCCATCCACGACCTCGTGGTCCACGACAAGGCTGGTGAGCGCATCCTCGAGCAGCTGCTGTCGAGCGCCGAGCAACGTCTGCGAGAGGAAGGCATCCGCGGCACGATCTACCTCTTCAAGAACAACACCGACTCTGCGGGCAACTCCTACGGGTGTCACGAGAACTACCTCACCAGCCGCCGTGACGACTTCTCGCACTACGCCGAAGTCATGATCCCGTTCCTGGTGAGCCGCCAGATCTATGCCGGCGCGGGGAAGGTGCTGCAGACCGCGCGGGGCGCGATGTACTCGATCAGCCAGCGCGCCGAGCACATCTGGGAGGGTGTCTCGTCCGCCACCACCCGCAGCCGGCCGATCATCAACACCCGCGACGAGCCCCACGCCGACGCCGAGCGCTACCGGCGGCTCCATGTCATCGTGGGCGACTCCAACATGAGCGAGTACGCCACGTTCTTGAAGGTCGGGGCAGCCAGCATCTTGTTGCGCATGCTGGAGGAACCGAACGTCGTGCTGCGCGACATGACGCTCGAGAATCCCATCCGGGCCATCCGTGAGATCAGCCACGACATCACCTGCACCCGCCGGGTCCGTCTCGCGAACGGTCGCGAAGCGAGTGCGTGGGAGATCCAATCCGAGTATTTCCAACGGGCCCAGCGCTTCGCAGACCAGCGCGGCTTGGCGCCGCTCGAGATGCAGGCCTTGAAGATGTGGGAGCACTGCCTCACGAGCATCGAGCGCGACCCGCTGTCGCTCGAGCGCGAGTGTGACTGGGTGGCGAAGTACAAGCTCGTCGAGGCCTACCGCGAGCGTCACGGTCTGCACTTGAGCGACCCGAAGGTGGCGTTGCTCGACTTGCAGTACCACGACGTGAACCGTGAGCGCGGCTTGTTCCACCGCATGCAGGAACGCGGCCTGATGGAACGGATGGTGACCGACGAGGAGATCGAGCTGGCCATCGACGAGCCACCGAGCACCACGCGGGCCCGCCTGCGGGGCGAGTTCATCCGCCGTGCCAAGGAGCGCAAGCGCGATTACACGGTCGACTGGGTCCACTTGAAGCTCAACGACCAGGCCCAGCGGACCGTGCTCTGCAAGGACCCGTTCCGCTCCCACGATGAGCGGGTCGAGAAGCTGATCGCGTCGCTGTAG
- a CDS encoding FtsK/SpoIIIE domain-containing protein, whose translation MKIVRATSDSAVDLDVRLRRPEVTVFDLATALHPTSSSAPPPPSLLVDGISAPGDLTLEEAGVHDGSIVSDPGHPPALPRAVSGGLLELVVIAGVDAGKRFALDPGSHVIGRGEQCDVRLTSPTVSRRQCCIDVDPSGAIEVHHLSGTVPTHVDGSQVEISVTTSPGALIEVGAVALTTEWPRTDDAPAHLDRFRSKAAALPLNRPPRFAPPPPIEPLTVPVPPERANKAPFNLAALAAPVAMGVVMYAAMHSVMYLMFTALSPVMMLGNWWETRHRSRRTLRKGTRTFNEQLEQFSTGLDDAAQREQARLRTDHPHPGEVVRRAVLPSIRLWERRSEHADFLTLSLGLADLPWAPPLVDRGGQHDLAPAVAAALGRHTSLRQVPLVVDLDDGGVIGIVGPRASALAVGRQLLCQAAVHHGPADLHIAVIAPSEGGKAWQWAKWLPHTVDLRPSAGEQRLLAGNPIDAAQLVEGLLADAPATDRAGISFGTDEATGPTTLFVVDGDELLVGRNSPTRQALRGAAGPAAGIVLAATADRLPAVCTAILTVDEWGIAELTEPRRSGDHAVELLAAGMSDDEARVVASSLGRFEDPEVKVVGGSLPDLVPLVDLLDFDAITVADVERRWQANQGFHLRAPIGAGERAAFVLDWDRHGPHGLVGGTTGSGKSELLKTLVAAFAATYSPQDLTFGLFDFKGGSTFTELGSLPHTVGMASDLDLHLARRALRCLRAELLQRERAFDHAGVKDLADYRTRRDAGAPELAGLPPIPRLIVIIDEFAAMASELAEEIGALTDLTARGRSLGVHLLLATQKPSTAVNAEIRTNTRLRISLQVEDGQDSTDVIGIPDAAAIRQKGRGFFRVGQGEILPIQSALASGRTATETGPPVDVAPFVFGRSPRGEAPARPREEPTGPNDLETLVAAIGAAHRASGAPNPRKPWPDPLPERLTLDDLADLRPADSPSSPDDLSVALADNPEAQRRYPISWPMHEGNLLLYGVTGSGTTTTLASLGVEFARTRSADRGHLYVLDFAAGGLDALAGLPHCGAVVSATDRERQIRLIRFLRAELDRRRDLSPSSRADEPRILVLVDNVEGFRAAYDDPDGAAELDRFARLFADGPEVGIVVAMTSTRIGGVPHTLATATPHKWLFRLADPTDYSAFAISRKQVPTFVPGRFLVAADGIEAHVALPGDDLAAEVDRSAHAAGSEHGGPRRIQTLPANVDHDEVRGTSTVGAEQWSLAVGRRDTDLGPATLTLYEHEHGLVAGPARSGRSTALLTLASSARDAAPSTTVLAVATRRSPLRESPLVDSVVTTADAIGEVVDRVLATSGPTLVLVDDADTLDDADGRLAQLLANARPDVHVVIAGRNDVLRSLFGHWTQTVRRSKAGVLLQPDPDLDGDLLGARLPRKQHVAMGVGRGYVISDATATLVQVAEPLRVAEHGA comes from the coding sequence ATGAAGATCGTCCGCGCGACCTCCGATTCTGCCGTCGATCTCGATGTCCGGCTGCGCCGGCCGGAAGTCACCGTCTTCGATCTCGCCACCGCGCTCCACCCCACGAGCTCCAGCGCGCCGCCCCCTCCGTCGTTGCTCGTCGACGGCATCTCGGCTCCCGGCGACCTGACGCTCGAGGAGGCCGGCGTGCACGATGGCTCGATCGTCAGCGACCCCGGGCACCCCCCGGCGCTGCCACGTGCGGTGAGCGGTGGTCTGCTCGAGCTCGTGGTGATCGCCGGTGTGGATGCCGGAAAGCGGTTCGCGCTCGACCCCGGTTCGCACGTGATCGGCCGTGGTGAGCAGTGCGACGTGCGCCTCACGTCGCCGACCGTGTCGCGGCGACAGTGCTGCATCGACGTCGACCCCTCGGGCGCGATCGAAGTCCACCACCTCTCGGGCACGGTTCCGACCCATGTCGACGGCAGCCAGGTGGAGATCTCCGTGACCACCAGCCCCGGTGCCCTCATCGAGGTGGGTGCGGTGGCGCTGACGACCGAGTGGCCTCGCACCGACGACGCGCCGGCCCATCTCGACCGCTTTCGTTCGAAGGCCGCCGCACTGCCGCTGAACCGCCCGCCGCGGTTCGCTCCTCCACCCCCGATCGAGCCGCTCACCGTGCCCGTGCCGCCCGAGAGGGCGAACAAGGCGCCGTTCAACCTCGCAGCGCTCGCCGCCCCCGTGGCGATGGGCGTCGTCATGTACGCCGCGATGCACAGCGTCATGTACTTGATGTTCACCGCGCTGAGCCCCGTGATGATGCTGGGGAACTGGTGGGAGACCCGTCACCGGTCGAGGCGCACGCTGCGCAAGGGCACGCGCACGTTCAACGAGCAGCTCGAGCAGTTCAGCACCGGCTTGGACGATGCCGCGCAGCGCGAGCAGGCCCGACTGCGCACCGACCACCCGCACCCGGGCGAGGTCGTGCGGCGCGCGGTGCTGCCGAGCATCCGGCTGTGGGAGCGCCGTTCGGAGCACGCCGACTTCCTCACCCTCAGCCTTGGCCTCGCGGATCTTCCCTGGGCGCCACCGCTGGTCGACCGCGGCGGGCAACACGACCTCGCACCCGCGGTTGCCGCAGCGCTCGGCCGCCACACCTCGTTGCGCCAAGTGCCACTGGTCGTCGACCTCGACGACGGAGGCGTGATCGGGATCGTCGGACCCCGGGCCTCCGCTCTGGCTGTCGGCCGGCAATTGTTGTGCCAGGCGGCGGTGCACCATGGCCCTGCGGACCTGCACATCGCGGTGATCGCACCATCGGAAGGCGGCAAGGCCTGGCAGTGGGCCAAATGGCTGCCCCACACCGTCGACTTGCGGCCCTCGGCCGGCGAGCAACGGCTCCTGGCCGGGAATCCGATCGACGCTGCGCAACTCGTGGAGGGTCTCCTGGCCGATGCCCCCGCGACCGACCGGGCCGGAATCTCCTTCGGCACCGATGAGGCCACCGGGCCCACGACGCTGTTCGTCGTCGACGGCGACGAGTTGCTCGTCGGCCGCAACAGCCCCACGCGCCAGGCGCTGCGAGGCGCGGCGGGTCCGGCAGCCGGGATCGTGTTGGCAGCCACCGCCGACCGGCTACCGGCGGTCTGCACGGCCATCCTCACCGTCGACGAATGGGGCATCGCCGAACTCACCGAGCCGCGGCGCAGCGGCGACCACGCGGTGGAGCTCCTCGCGGCCGGCATGTCCGATGACGAGGCCCGGGTGGTGGCATCGTCGCTCGGCCGCTTCGAGGACCCAGAGGTCAAAGTCGTCGGCGGGAGCCTTCCGGACCTGGTCCCCCTCGTCGACCTGCTCGACTTCGACGCGATCACGGTCGCCGACGTCGAGCGGCGATGGCAGGCCAACCAGGGTTTCCACCTCCGCGCACCGATCGGCGCTGGCGAGCGTGCGGCCTTCGTGCTCGACTGGGATCGCCACGGTCCACACGGCCTCGTCGGCGGCACCACCGGCTCCGGCAAGAGCGAGCTGCTGAAGACGCTCGTCGCCGCCTTCGCCGCCACGTACTCGCCCCAAGACCTCACGTTCGGCTTGTTCGACTTCAAGGGCGGCTCGACGTTCACCGAGCTCGGTTCACTGCCTCACACCGTCGGCATGGCCAGCGACCTCGACCTCCACCTCGCGCGCCGGGCGCTGCGCTGCCTGCGTGCCGAGTTGCTCCAGCGTGAGCGTGCGTTCGACCACGCCGGCGTGAAGGACCTCGCCGACTACCGCACCCGTCGCGACGCCGGCGCGCCCGAGCTGGCCGGCCTGCCTCCTATCCCGCGCCTCATCGTGATCATCGACGAGTTCGCCGCCATGGCCTCGGAGCTGGCCGAGGAGATCGGCGCGCTGACCGACCTCACGGCGAGGGGGCGCTCGCTCGGCGTGCACCTGCTGCTCGCCACCCAGAAGCCCTCGACGGCGGTCAACGCCGAGATCCGCACCAACACCCGGCTGCGCATCTCGCTGCAGGTCGAGGACGGCCAGGACTCCACCGACGTCATCGGTATCCCGGACGCAGCCGCCATCCGGCAAAAGGGCCGCGGCTTCTTCCGCGTGGGCCAAGGCGAGATCCTCCCGATCCAGAGCGCGCTGGCGTCGGGTCGCACCGCAACCGAGACCGGCCCACCCGTCGACGTCGCGCCCTTCGTGTTCGGTCGCTCGCCGAGGGGCGAGGCACCGGCCCGACCCCGGGAGGAGCCCACCGGACCCAACGACCTCGAGACGTTGGTGGCGGCCATCGGCGCGGCGCACCGAGCGTCGGGCGCGCCGAATCCCCGCAAACCCTGGCCGGATCCCCTCCCGGAGCGGCTGACGCTCGACGACCTCGCGGACCTCAGGCCGGCCGATTCGCCGAGCTCCCCCGACGACCTGTCCGTCGCGCTGGCCGACAACCCCGAGGCCCAGCGCCGCTACCCGATCTCGTGGCCGATGCACGAAGGGAACCTGCTCCTGTACGGGGTAACCGGCTCAGGCACCACCACGACGCTCGCGTCGCTCGGCGTCGAGTTCGCACGGACGCGGTCAGCTGACCGCGGGCACCTGTACGTGCTCGACTTCGCCGCAGGCGGGCTCGATGCGCTCGCCGGCCTCCCCCACTGCGGCGCGGTGGTGAGCGCCACCGACCGCGAGCGCCAGATCCGCCTGATCCGCTTTCTTCGCGCCGAGCTCGATCGCCGGCGCGACCTGTCGCCGTCGAGCCGCGCGGACGAGCCGCGCATCTTGGTCCTCGTCGACAACGTCGAAGGGTTCCGTGCGGCGTACGACGATCCCGACGGCGCGGCCGAGCTCGACCGCTTCGCCCGCCTCTTCGCCGACGGGCCCGAAGTCGGGATCGTCGTCGCGATGACTTCCACGAGGATCGGCGGCGTGCCGCACACCTTGGCGACCGCCACCCCACACAAGTGGCTCTTCCGCCTCGCTGACCCCACCGACTACAGCGCGTTCGCGATCAGCCGCAAGCAGGTCCCCACATTCGTGCCCGGCCGGTTCCTCGTGGCCGCCGATGGGATCGAGGCCCACGTCGCCCTCCCTGGCGACGACCTCGCGGCCGAGGTCGATCGAAGCGCCCACGCGGCCGGCAGCGAGCACGGCGGCCCGCGGCGGATCCAGACGCTGCCCGCGAACGTGGACCACGACGAGGTGCGGGGCACCAGCACCGTGGGCGCCGAGCAGTGGTCACTCGCAGTCGGTCGGCGCGACACCGATCTCGGCCCGGCCACGCTGACGCTGTACGAGCACGAGCACGGGCTGGTCGCAGGCCCGGCGCGGTCGGGGCGCAGCACTGCGCTGTTGACGCTGGCGTCGAGCGCCCGTGATGCCGCGCCGTCGACCACTGTGCTCGCCGTCGCAACCCGCCGCTCTCCGCTGCGCGAGAGCCCCTTGGTCGACTCGGTGGTCACCACCGCCGACGCCATCGGCGAAGTGGTCGATCGGGTTCTGGCGACGAGCGGCCCCACGCTCGTGCTCGTCGACGACGCGGACACGCTCGACGACGCCGACGGTCGCCTCGCCCAACTGCTCGCCAACGCGCGTCCCGACGTCCATGTGGTGATCGCCGGGCGTAACGACGTCTTGCGATCGCTGTTCGGTCACTGGACCCAGACCGTGCGACGCTCGAAGGCAGGAGTGCTCCTCCAACCCGATCCCGATCTCGACGGCGACCTCTTGGGCGCGCGGCTCCCTCGCAAGCAGCACGTGGCCATGGGAGTCGGACGCGGTTACGTGATCAGCGACGCGACGGCCACGCTCGTGCAAGTGGCCGAACCGCTGCGGGTCGCGGAACACGGGGCCTGA
- the prcB gene encoding proteasome subunit beta, with amino-acid sequence MTLPVFPPGQDPGPDFASLAARTGRRPALAHEALRGDLAVTHGTTVVAMRYVDGVIMAGDRRATSGNLISHRRIEKVFPADRHSGVAIAGAAGPAMEMVKIFQLQLEHYEKVEGSQLSLEGKANQLSQMVRNNLPAAMQGLAVVPLFAGFDTLRQQGRLFQYDVTGGRYEEHDRAATGSGSLHAATVVKLGWREGLEREAAIDLAVSALFQAADEDSATGGPDLVRRIFPTVATITADGFRRAPEAEVEERFRGLIDQLESSPGADSSEGSPS; translated from the coding sequence GTGACGCTTCCCGTGTTTCCACCGGGCCAGGACCCGGGCCCCGACTTCGCCTCCCTAGCTGCACGCACCGGGCGCAGACCTGCTCTTGCGCACGAGGCGCTGCGAGGTGACCTGGCCGTCACGCACGGCACCACGGTCGTGGCGATGCGCTACGTCGACGGCGTGATCATGGCCGGCGACCGTCGGGCCACTTCGGGCAACCTGATCAGCCATCGGCGGATCGAAAAGGTGTTTCCGGCGGACCGCCACTCGGGTGTGGCCATCGCCGGCGCCGCCGGCCCCGCCATGGAGATGGTCAAGATCTTCCAGCTCCAGTTGGAACACTACGAGAAGGTCGAGGGCTCCCAGCTGAGCCTCGAAGGCAAGGCCAATCAGCTCAGCCAGATGGTCCGCAACAACCTCCCCGCGGCCATGCAAGGCCTGGCCGTCGTGCCGCTGTTTGCGGGATTCGACACCCTCCGCCAGCAAGGTCGGCTGTTCCAGTACGACGTGACCGGCGGTCGCTACGAGGAGCACGACCGAGCCGCCACCGGGTCGGGCAGCCTGCACGCGGCGACCGTGGTGAAGCTCGGCTGGCGCGAGGGGCTCGAACGTGAAGCGGCGATCGATCTCGCCGTCTCGGCGCTGTTCCAGGCCGCCGACGAGGACTCGGCCACCGGTGGTCCCGACCTCGTCCGGCGCATCTTCCCGACGGTCGCCACGATCACTGCCGACGGCTTCCGTCGAGCGCCCGAGGCCGAAGTGGAAGAGCGCTTCCGCGGGTTGATCGATCAGCTCGAGTCGTCACCCGGCGCGGACAGCAGCGAGGGATCACCGTCATGA
- a CDS encoding DUF3866 family protein — protein sequence MPSYRTGRVVALLSERPGLGRYEVEFDPPLPTGHPAMASDRAYALVDVSGPVTPGHRVLLNTTAVELGLGTGGWHVVVCDLDQPGWVQPGPGHIIKLRYTGLQVDTGAVDEHEPPDASGTGRRPHLDGLPVAVGTLHSQVPTIAAAFHDARPDARLAYVMTDGAALPLALSDLVVQLRSLGLVDLTVTAGHAFGGDLEAVNVPSALVAAARHGADAVVVAMGPGVVGTGTRLGTTAIEAAPALDAVAALRGRPVFCARYSSSDARARHVGLSHHAATVLDLVRSAVEVPVPPAIVGDLAGVGDGRHDIVAVEPPDVAALLDRHGLHVTTMGRGPEQEPEFFAVCGSVGLHLASAVPT from the coding sequence ATGCCGTCCTACCGCACCGGCCGCGTCGTGGCCTTGCTCTCGGAACGACCGGGCCTCGGTCGCTATGAAGTGGAGTTCGACCCGCCGCTGCCCACCGGCCACCCGGCGATGGCCTCAGACCGTGCTTACGCCCTCGTCGACGTGAGCGGTCCTGTCACACCGGGGCACCGGGTGCTGTTGAACACCACTGCGGTCGAGTTGGGCCTCGGCACCGGCGGATGGCACGTGGTGGTGTGCGACCTCGACCAACCAGGCTGGGTGCAGCCCGGGCCCGGCCACATCATCAAGCTTCGCTACACCGGGCTGCAGGTCGACACGGGCGCGGTGGACGAGCACGAGCCCCCCGATGCAAGTGGGACAGGTCGGCGCCCGCACCTCGACGGGCTCCCGGTTGCCGTCGGCACGTTGCACAGCCAGGTGCCCACCATCGCCGCTGCCTTCCACGACGCTCGACCCGACGCTCGCTTGGCGTACGTGATGACCGACGGCGCCGCGCTGCCACTCGCCTTGAGCGACCTGGTGGTCCAGCTGCGCTCGCTCGGCTTGGTTGACCTCACGGTCACGGCGGGTCACGCCTTCGGTGGGGACCTCGAGGCCGTCAACGTGCCGTCGGCCCTCGTGGCGGCTGCCCGCCACGGTGCCGATGCGGTCGTGGTCGCGATGGGTCCGGGGGTGGTGGGCACGGGAACACGGCTCGGCACCACGGCGATCGAGGCCGCACCCGCGCTCGACGCGGTCGCCGCACTGAGGGGCCGCCCCGTGTTCTGCGCCCGGTACTCGTCGAGCGATGCACGCGCTCGCCACGTCGGTCTCAGCCACCATGCGGCGACGGTGCTCGACCTGGTTCGCAGCGCTGTCGAGGTGCCCGTCCCACCGGCGATCGTGGGTGACCTCGCGGGGGTGGGCGACGGCCGGCATGACATCGTGGCGGTCGAACCCCCCGATGTCGCGGCGTTGCTCGACCGCCACGGCTTGCACGTGACGACCATGGGCCGCGGGCCCGAGCAGGAACCCGAGTTCTTCGCAGTGTGCGGTTCGGTGGGTCTCCACCTCGCGTCGGCCGTCCCCACCTAG
- the prcA gene encoding proteasome subunit alpha: MPFYVAPEQVMKDRADYARKGIARGRALVALSCAGGVVICAENTSDTLRKVAEIYDRIGFAGVGRYNEFDQLRIAGVRHADLKGFSFSREDVDARSLANAYAQMLGQIFTHEMKPLEVEILVAEVQATPAADQLFHILYDGTVMDEGGFCVLGGEADAVTARVQQGWAEALDLQAAVRLAAEALAGPARQLDAGDFEVAVLERGAERRAFRRLDDAEVADLLGGPVGGGAAGEGQASETTEPGGDAAPEADA; encoded by the coding sequence ATGCCGTTCTACGTCGCGCCGGAACAGGTGATGAAGGACCGCGCCGACTACGCCCGCAAGGGCATCGCCCGGGGTCGCGCGCTGGTTGCGTTGTCGTGTGCCGGTGGCGTGGTGATCTGCGCCGAGAACACGTCCGACACGTTGCGCAAGGTGGCGGAGATCTACGACCGGATCGGGTTCGCGGGCGTCGGTCGTTACAACGAGTTCGATCAGCTCCGCATCGCCGGGGTGCGCCACGCCGACTTGAAGGGGTTCTCGTTCAGCCGTGAGGACGTCGACGCGCGGAGTCTGGCGAACGCCTACGCGCAGATGCTCGGCCAGATCTTCACGCACGAGATGAAGCCGCTGGAGGTGGAGATCCTCGTCGCCGAGGTCCAGGCCACCCCAGCCGCCGATCAGCTCTTCCACATCTTGTACGACGGGACGGTCATGGACGAGGGGGGATTTTGCGTCCTTGGTGGCGAGGCCGACGCCGTGACGGCGCGGGTCCAACAGGGTTGGGCCGAGGCGCTCGACCTCCAGGCTGCCGTGCGGCTCGCGGCCGAGGCGCTCGCCGGCCCGGCTCGCCAGCTCGACGCCGGCGACTTCGAAGTCGCCGTCTTGGAACGAGGGGCGGAACGGCGAGCGTTTCGCCGCCTCGACGACGCCGAGGTGGCCGACCTGCTCGGTGGCCCGGTCGGCGGCGGTGCAGCAGGTGAGGGCCAGGCCTCGGAGACGACCGAACCCGGCGGGGACGCCGCACCGGAGGCTGATGCATGA
- a CDS encoding ubiquitin-like protein Pup, with the protein MAEREQIRRPAPARQEETVEEAPARSEQGEKLKAEMDDLLDEIDDVLETNAEEFVKSYVQKGGQ; encoded by the coding sequence ATGGCAGAACGTGAACAGATCCGCCGACCCGCACCGGCTCGTCAGGAAGAGACGGTCGAGGAGGCACCTGCCCGCTCCGAGCAGGGCGAGAAGCTCAAGGCCGAGATGGACGATCTCCTCGACGAGATCGACGACGTCCTCGAGACCAACGCCGAGGAGTTCGTCAAGAGCTACGTCCAAAAGGGCGGCCAGTAG